A window of the Parvularcula bermudensis HTCC2503 genome harbors these coding sequences:
- a CDS encoding MFS transporter has protein sequence MLDFLKRNARWIGGGFVLTLFSSFGQTFFISASANEWQASLGLSTGGFGQLYMVATLASAVSLPFVGRLVDIWPIPRVIALTIPTLALATLLAAGAPSVAALAIALYLLRLFGQGMMTHIALTTIGRFYAAQRGRAISLVVLGHQTGEALLPLTFTAFALSFGWQSGWIAGAVSLMLFALPVGVWAFSTKRQPKGQADVMQGGPSWTRQEVMADPLFWALLIGVLAPPLVGTTLFFHQDTLTTLREWPPALFASSFTVMALTTVVFALISGALIDRFGACRILPYFLAPLGCSCVIAGVMSAPWSLYLFMMLLGVSYGFSSTLFGSLWPEIYGTAHLGAIRSALVPFMVVATAIGPGLTGTLIDFGIGLPAQLIALGGYCGIGLITLTFASRALTQRAARLAAAGAAHPAPPPIG, from the coding sequence ATGCTCGACTTTCTCAAACGCAATGCTCGCTGGATCGGCGGGGGCTTTGTCCTGACCCTCTTTTCGAGTTTCGGTCAGACCTTCTTTATCTCCGCATCGGCCAATGAGTGGCAGGCATCGTTGGGTCTCTCTACTGGGGGCTTCGGTCAACTTTACATGGTGGCGACCTTGGCGAGTGCGGTCAGCCTGCCATTTGTCGGGCGCCTCGTGGATATATGGCCGATCCCTCGGGTCATCGCCCTGACCATCCCGACCCTCGCCCTCGCGACCCTGTTGGCGGCCGGGGCGCCGAGCGTGGCCGCCCTTGCCATTGCGCTCTATCTGCTTCGCCTGTTCGGCCAAGGAATGATGACCCATATCGCGCTGACGACTATTGGCCGGTTCTATGCGGCACAGCGGGGGCGCGCCATTTCCCTGGTGGTGCTTGGCCATCAAACGGGAGAGGCCCTGCTACCGCTCACCTTCACGGCTTTTGCGTTGAGCTTTGGGTGGCAAAGCGGCTGGATCGCCGGGGCGGTGAGCTTGATGCTGTTTGCCCTGCCCGTGGGCGTCTGGGCTTTCTCGACAAAGCGACAGCCCAAAGGACAGGCGGACGTGATGCAGGGCGGGCCGAGCTGGACGCGGCAGGAGGTAATGGCGGACCCCCTCTTCTGGGCGCTGCTGATTGGGGTCCTGGCGCCCCCCCTGGTGGGCACCACCCTGTTCTTTCATCAGGACACCCTTACCACCCTCAGAGAGTGGCCTCCGGCCCTCTTCGCCAGTAGTTTTACCGTGATGGCGCTGACGACCGTGGTGTTCGCCCTGATCAGCGGCGCTCTGATCGATCGGTTCGGCGCCTGCCGGATCCTGCCCTACTTCTTGGCGCCCCTCGGCTGTTCCTGCGTCATCGCCGGCGTGATGAGCGCGCCATGGAGCCTGTATCTTTTCATGATGCTTCTGGGGGTCTCCTACGGCTTTTCCTCGACCCTGTTCGGCAGTCTTTGGCCCGAAATCTACGGCACCGCGCATTTGGGCGCCATCAGGTCCGCGCTCGTGCCGTTCATGGTGGTGGCGACCGCCATCGGACCGGGACTGACCGGCACCTTGATCGATTTCGGCATTGGGTTGCCCGCGCAATTGATCGCGCTTGGCGGATATTGCGGTATTGGCCTCATCACCCTGACCTTCGCATCCCGTGCCCTGACACAAAGAGCAGCGAGGCTCGCCGCTGCCGGGGCGGCGCACCCAGCGCCGCCACCGATCGGGTAG
- a CDS encoding peptidylprolyl isomerase, producing MELPSGPMIIEMRPDLAPNHVARIQTLARRRFYDGAPFHRVIEGFMAQGGDPTGTGEGGSSLPDLQGEFAQPIEAVADKAIIGRDSRAAQIGFVGSVPVGTQPPTLPSLLVDDTVALWGLHCQGVMSMARTNDPNSANSQFFVMFGDNRDSLDQRYTVWGRVVDGYINARRINRGEPPTRPTPIVRARLMSDLPTDQRKTIEVLDPSTAVFKDYLRARGILSADGFVENACNVSVPVRINGEITS from the coding sequence ATGGAATTGCCCTCCGGGCCGATGATCATCGAAATGCGTCCGGACCTCGCGCCCAATCATGTCGCGCGCATCCAAACGCTGGCCCGTCGCCGCTTTTATGATGGAGCGCCTTTCCACCGAGTCATCGAAGGGTTCATGGCCCAGGGGGGCGACCCCACCGGGACCGGCGAAGGCGGGTCCTCCCTGCCGGATCTGCAGGGAGAATTTGCCCAACCCATCGAGGCGGTTGCCGACAAGGCCATTATCGGACGCGACAGTCGCGCCGCCCAAATCGGGTTTGTCGGGTCGGTTCCCGTGGGCACTCAACCGCCGACGCTCCCCAGCCTCCTTGTCGACGATACCGTCGCGCTGTGGGGCCTGCATTGTCAGGGGGTGATGTCGATGGCCCGAACCAACGATCCCAATAGCGCCAATAGCCAGTTTTTCGTGATGTTCGGTGACAATCGCGACAGCCTCGACCAGCGCTATACCGTTTGGGGAAGGGTCGTCGACGGCTATATCAATGCGCGCCGGATCAATCGCGGGGAGCCACCGACCAGGCCAACGCCAATCGTTCGTGCTCGGTTGATGAGCGATTTGCCCACCGATCAACGAAAGACGATCGAGGTCCTGGATCCCAGCACGGCCGTCTTCAAAGATTATCTCAGGGCGCGGGGCATTCTGTCGGCTGACGGATTTGTCGAGAATGCCTGCAATGTGTCCGTTCCCGTCCGTATCAATGGAGAAATTACCTCGTGA
- the gyrA gene encoding DNA gyrase subunit A: protein MADSKDEHTENIPPQGAGSGDGEEGIAPISITEEMQKSYLDYAMSVIVSRAIPDARDGLKPVHRRILWSMQEQGYTHDKRHRKSANVVGDVIGKYHPHGDTAVYDALVRMAQHFSMRLPLLDGQGNFGSIDNDPPAAMRYTEVRMAAPAEALLADIDKDTVDFHETYDGERQEPGVLPARFPNLLVNGAGGIAVGMATNIPPHNLGEIIDATVRLIDEPHVSDEELLSIVPGPDFPTGASIMGQSGARQALLTGRGSVVMRATTAVEEVRKDRFAIIVSDIPFQVNKAAMVERIAGLVREKKLEGIADLRDESDRHGIRVVIELKRDANAEVVLNNLYKQSPLQTSFAYNLLALNRGRPEQMTLRTVLKSFVDFREEVVTRRTKHLLMKARDRAHVLVGLAISVANIDEVVRLIREAPNPAAAREALMGRNWPAKDLASLVALVADPRHSLQEDGSLRLSETQARAILDLRLQRLTALGRDEIGDELQSLADKIADYLQILRDRDRVLTIIKDELADVRERFATPRKTQFIDAIEMEDEDLIAREDMVVTVSHAGYVKRTSLDTYRAQRRGGKGRSGMAMKDDDFISQLFVGNTHTPLLFFTDRGMAYKLKLWRLPEGGPTSRGKAFINLLPLDQGERVTNILPLPDDEAQWADMDIVFATRSGNVRRNKLSDFTNVNKAGKIAMKLDEGDALVGVGIARESEDILLTTRNGMTIRFPVDAVRVFSGRTSTGVRGIRFKPNDEFGEDGVMSMAILRHLDVSSEEAKAYLKHAAAMRRAAGEGETEGSDAEAEGSEAALSTERLAAMQAAEQFILTATENGYGKRTSSFEYRTSGRGGQGIAGIVTSARNGRVVASFPVEDADEIMLVTDGGQLIRTGVADIRVAGRNTQGVKILTTRETERVVSVEHVPEAQNDDDLPDDETEM, encoded by the coding sequence GTGGCCGACTCAAAAGACGAACATACCGAGAATATTCCCCCCCAAGGCGCAGGATCCGGTGACGGGGAGGAGGGGATCGCCCCGATTTCGATCACCGAAGAGATGCAAAAGTCCTATCTGGACTACGCCATGTCCGTCATCGTGAGCCGCGCGATTCCCGATGCGCGGGATGGCCTGAAGCCCGTTCACCGGCGGATTTTGTGGTCCATGCAGGAGCAGGGGTACACCCATGACAAGCGGCATCGGAAATCGGCCAATGTCGTAGGGGACGTCATCGGGAAATATCACCCGCACGGTGATACCGCCGTCTACGACGCATTGGTCCGCATGGCGCAACATTTTTCGATGCGGCTGCCGCTGCTTGATGGCCAGGGGAATTTCGGGTCCATCGACAACGACCCTCCCGCCGCCATGCGGTATACTGAGGTTCGAATGGCGGCGCCGGCGGAGGCGCTGCTCGCCGATATCGACAAGGATACGGTTGATTTCCACGAGACCTATGACGGGGAACGGCAGGAGCCGGGGGTCTTGCCCGCACGGTTTCCGAACCTGTTGGTCAACGGCGCCGGCGGTATTGCCGTCGGGATGGCAACGAACATCCCGCCGCATAACCTTGGAGAGATCATCGATGCGACGGTCCGGTTGATTGATGAGCCCCATGTGTCGGACGAGGAGCTGCTCTCGATCGTGCCGGGGCCGGACTTCCCCACAGGGGCGTCGATCATGGGGCAATCGGGTGCCCGTCAGGCGTTGCTCACCGGGCGGGGGTCCGTCGTCATGCGGGCGACCACCGCGGTCGAGGAGGTCCGTAAGGACCGCTTTGCCATCATCGTTTCCGACATCCCCTTTCAAGTGAACAAAGCGGCCATGGTCGAGCGGATCGCGGGGCTTGTGCGTGAGAAGAAACTCGAAGGCATCGCTGATTTACGAGATGAAAGCGATCGGCATGGGATCAGGGTCGTTATCGAGCTGAAGCGCGATGCCAATGCCGAGGTCGTGCTCAACAACCTCTATAAGCAAAGCCCGCTTCAGACGTCCTTCGCCTATAACCTTCTCGCCCTCAATCGGGGGCGACCGGAGCAAATGACTCTTCGGACCGTCCTCAAGAGCTTTGTGGATTTCCGAGAAGAAGTCGTCACGCGGCGGACGAAGCACCTGTTGATGAAGGCGCGAGATCGCGCCCATGTCCTGGTCGGACTGGCCATCTCCGTGGCCAATATAGATGAGGTCGTTCGGTTGATCCGAGAGGCGCCCAATCCCGCCGCCGCGCGGGAGGCGTTAATGGGCCGAAATTGGCCCGCCAAGGATCTAGCGTCGCTGGTGGCCCTCGTCGCCGACCCGCGCCATAGCCTGCAGGAGGACGGCAGCCTCCGCCTGTCCGAAACCCAGGCCCGCGCTATCCTCGATTTGCGGCTCCAACGACTGACCGCCCTGGGGCGCGATGAGATCGGCGATGAACTGCAAAGCCTCGCCGATAAAATCGCTGACTATCTTCAAATTTTGCGTGATCGTGATCGCGTACTGACGATCATCAAAGACGAGCTGGCCGATGTGCGGGAGCGCTTCGCAACGCCGCGCAAAACCCAATTCATCGATGCCATTGAGATGGAGGATGAAGACCTCATCGCGCGCGAGGACATGGTCGTCACGGTCAGTCATGCCGGCTATGTGAAGCGGACCTCTCTTGACACCTATCGGGCCCAGCGCCGGGGCGGAAAGGGCCGGTCCGGCATGGCGATGAAGGACGATGATTTCATCAGCCAATTATTTGTCGGGAATACGCACACCCCGCTGTTGTTTTTCACTGATCGGGGGATGGCGTATAAGCTGAAATTGTGGCGCCTGCCCGAGGGGGGACCGACCTCCCGCGGCAAGGCGTTCATCAATCTCTTGCCCCTCGATCAGGGCGAGCGGGTGACCAATATCCTGCCCCTTCCCGACGACGAAGCCCAATGGGCGGATATGGACATTGTCTTCGCCACGCGGAGCGGCAATGTTCGTCGCAATAAGCTCTCCGATTTCACCAATGTGAATAAGGCCGGCAAGATCGCCATGAAGCTCGATGAAGGCGATGCCTTGGTCGGGGTCGGGATCGCGCGGGAAAGCGAAGACATTCTGCTGACCACGCGTAACGGGATGACCATTCGTTTCCCGGTCGACGCGGTGCGGGTCTTCAGTGGGCGCACCTCAACGGGGGTGCGGGGTATCAGGTTCAAACCCAATGACGAGTTCGGCGAGGACGGCGTCATGTCCATGGCGATCCTGCGGCATCTCGACGTGTCCTCCGAAGAGGCCAAGGCCTATCTCAAACATGCCGCCGCCATGCGGCGCGCGGCCGGAGAGGGAGAGACCGAAGGCTCCGACGCTGAGGCGGAGGGGTCGGAGGCAGCCCTCTCCACAGAGCGGTTGGCCGCAATGCAAGCGGCGGAGCAATTCATTCTCACCGCGACGGAGAACGGCTACGGCAAACGCACCTCCTCCTTTGAGTACCGCACCTCAGGGCGCGGCGGTCAGGGGATCGCCGGGATCGTCACCTCGGCGCGCAACGGCCGGGTCGTGGCCAGTTTCCCTGTCGAGGATGCCGACGAAATCATGCTGGTCACCGATGGCGGTCAATTGATCCGAACGGGCGTGGCCGATATCCGTGTGGCGGGTCGCAATACCCAAGGGGTCAAGATCCTCACCACGCGGGAGACCGAACGGGTGGTTTCCGTCGAGCATGTACCCGAAGCGCAAAATGACGACGACCTCCCCGACGATGAAACGGAGATGTAA
- a CDS encoding peptidylprolyl isomerase — translation MTKLKLELETGDVVIETFEDKAPKHVEQITSLAEDGFYDGLTFHRVIEGFMAQGGCPEGTGTGGAEENIPAEFNDVNHIEGVCSMARANDPNSASSQFFICLDDASFLDGQYTAWGRVVEGMEAVHAINKGEPPRNPTKIKSFRKA, via the coding sequence GTGACGAAACTGAAATTGGAACTGGAAACTGGGGATGTCGTCATCGAAACTTTCGAGGACAAAGCCCCCAAGCATGTTGAGCAAATCACCAGTCTGGCCGAGGATGGCTTCTATGACGGACTGACCTTTCACCGGGTCATCGAGGGGTTCATGGCCCAGGGCGGTTGTCCCGAGGGGACGGGAACCGGCGGGGCTGAGGAAAATATCCCTGCCGAATTCAACGACGTGAACCATATCGAAGGGGTCTGTTCCATGGCGCGGGCGAACGATCCGAACTCCGCGTCGAGCCAGTTCTTCATCTGTCTTGACGACGCATCTTTCCTCGATGGTCAATACACGGCCTGGGGACGGGTGGTCGAAGGCATGGAGGCGGTGCATGCGATCAATAAGGGGGAGCCGCCGCGCAATCCCACCAAGATCAAGTCCTTCCGCAAGGCATAG
- the coaD gene encoding pantetheine-phosphate adenylyltransferase has protein sequence MGDIIGLYPGTFDPITFGHTDIIRRAVKLVDTLIVGVAINQEKSPLFTLEERVAMIKASLEGMDLSIRGQIVVEPFDDLLMTYAEKRKVDVIIRGLRAVSDFEYEFQMVGMNSFLNEDIETVFLMADARYQAIASRLVKEIAQLGGDINAFVPATVVPQLLAKVGRR, from the coding sequence ATGGGCGACATTATCGGCCTTTACCCGGGCACTTTCGATCCGATCACTTTCGGTCATACGGATATCATTCGACGGGCCGTCAAGCTCGTCGACACCCTGATCGTCGGGGTGGCGATCAATCAGGAGAAGAGCCCGCTTTTCACCCTCGAAGAGCGCGTCGCGATGATCAAAGCGTCACTGGAGGGAATGGACCTTTCCATCCGAGGACAGATCGTTGTCGAGCCCTTCGACGACCTGTTGATGACCTACGCCGAAAAGCGAAAAGTCGATGTCATCATCCGTGGGTTGAGGGCTGTGTCCGACTTTGAGTATGAATTCCAGATGGTCGGGATGAACAGCTTCCTGAACGAGGATATCGAGACCGTCTTCCTGATGGCCGATGCGCGCTATCAGGCCATCGCGTCGCGACTGGTGAAGGAGATTGCTCAGCTCGGGGGCGACATCAATGCCTTCGTGCCGGCGACCGTGGTGCCGCAACTGCTCGCCAAGGTCGGGCGCCGATGA
- a CDS encoding glutathione S-transferase family protein has protein sequence MTAVLMGRPRSINVRKALWALDEVGADYRHEPWGEAGLSLNSDAFVALNPNRLVPVYREGEIVLWESNSICRFVARKAAREDLLPQDFVAAAAVEMWMDWSATTLAAAWRYAFMALMRDKPGYDDPGAIARSVTEWNGRLALLDAHLAAGGPYACGDHFTLADICLGLNVHRWRATPIDHAALPALLAYDARLRDRQAYRHWAEPDLA, from the coding sequence ATGACGGCGGTGCTGATGGGGCGGCCGCGCTCCATCAATGTCCGCAAGGCGCTCTGGGCACTGGATGAGGTGGGGGCGGATTATCGCCACGAACCCTGGGGCGAGGCGGGGCTCTCCCTCAATAGCGATGCATTCGTGGCCCTCAATCCCAATCGCCTCGTGCCGGTCTATCGGGAGGGAGAGATCGTCCTTTGGGAATCCAACAGCATCTGCCGCTTTGTGGCGCGCAAAGCCGCTCGGGAGGATCTCTTGCCCCAGGATTTTGTGGCGGCCGCGGCGGTCGAGATGTGGATGGATTGGAGCGCCACGACCCTCGCTGCGGCCTGGCGCTATGCCTTCATGGCGCTGATGAGAGACAAGCCTGGCTATGATGACCCCGGCGCCATCGCGCGGAGCGTGACGGAATGGAATGGGCGCCTTGCCTTGCTCGATGCGCATCTTGCGGCGGGCGGGCCCTATGCCTGCGGCGATCATTTCACCCTCGCCGATATTTGCCTCGGCCTTAATGTGCATCGTTGGCGCGCCACGCCCATCGATCATGCGGCGCTGCCGGCTCTACTGGCCTATGATGCCCGGTTGCGGGACAGGCAGGCCTATCGGCACTGGGCCGAGCCGGATCTGGCCTAG